The DNA segment ccgtaaactatggttcacagcaagtcaattatccaataattacgttcttggtcgaaaaactaggattatcaaatattaacctatatttacgagcgaaaACACATGATAacggtcgtaaaccatagtttacgttcttgaacccatatttacgttcgataaactaggtttctcgattcaACAataaatttcggtcgttatcctaagatTACGAGCGTGAATCtaggtttacgggcgtgaacatgggttcacgatcgtaaaccatagtttacgaacgtgaacataggtttacgaccgaaaatcatagttttgttcgagaaatttagtttcacgctcgtaaacatagatTCACGCCCGTAAACCTAGGCTCACGCACGTAAATATATGTTCATgtctatggcaagccaattgtccaataattacgtgaaccccggttcacggtcgaaaaactaggattaacgatcgatcaactaggtttttcgaacgtaaaactaggtttttcaaatactaacctataccgggcgtaaaccatagtttatgctcgtgaacccaggtttacgttcgataaactaggtttctcggttgaactatgaatttcggtcgttatcctatgtttacgatcgtaaACTTGgctttacgaacgtgaacctctgtttacgagcgtgaactaagGTTTActacgttatcctatgttttcgctcaaaaaaataggttagtatttgaaaaacctggtttatcgaacgtaaacctaagttcacgctcgtaaacccaagttcacgttcgtaaacataggttcacgctcgtaaatataggttcaggtccgtaaactatgggtcacggtcgtaaacataggttcacgtccgtaaacataggttcatggccgtaaacccatgttcacgcccgaaattcattgttgattctataatcctaatatatcgaccgtaaaccatggtttgcgtttgataaactaggtttctcgattgaactatcaGTTTCGGTCGTtttcctatgtttacgatcgttatcctatgtttacgctcgtaaatcccggttcatgctcgtaaaccatagtttacgaacgagAACcaatgtttacgaccgtgaactggggtttacaatcgtgaacctacattaacgagcgtgaactatggttcacggcgttatcctatgttttcgctcgaaaatataggttagtattcgaaaaacctagttttacgttcggaaaacctagtttatcgatcgttaattctaatttttcgaccgtgaactagggttcacgtaataatTGGACAACTGGCTTGGCATatagttacaaatcgataaacacggttttacgaaggttaactgtagttcacggccgtaaacctaggttcacgcttgtaaatataggttcacggccgttaacataggtttacggccgaaattgatagttgatttcataatcctagtatatcaatcgtaaacaatggtttacgtccgataaactaggttcctcaattgaactatgaatttcggtcgttatcctatgtttacgactgtAAACTTGgctttacgaacgtgaacctacgtttacgagcatGGACtttggtttacgacgttatcctatgttttcgctcgaaaaaataggtaagtatttgaaaaacctggtttatcgaacgtaaacctaagttcacgctcgtaaacccaagttcgcgttcgtaaacataggttcacgctcgaaaatataggttcaggtccgtaaactatggttcacggtcgtaaatataggttcacgtccgtaaacatagcttcatggccgtaaacccatgttcacgcccgtaattcattgttgattctataatcctaatatatcgaccgtaaaccatggtttacgtttgataaactaggtttctcgattgaactatcaGTTTCGGTCGTTATtgtatgtttacgatcgttatcctatgtttacgctcgtaaaccccgattcacgctcgtaaaccatagtttacgaacgtcaacctatgtttacgaccgtgaactggggtttacaatcgtgaacctacatttacgagcgtgaactatggtttacggcttTATCCTacgttttcgctcgaaaatataggttagtattcgaaaaacctagttttacgttcgaaaaacctactttatcgatcgttaatcctagtttttcgaccgtgaactagggtttacgtaattattggacaattggcttgccatacatGTCAGTCATGTAACTATCTGCTTGCCTCAGTTTGTCCATTACTTTAGTGTTCACCATGACAGTCACattttcgctctgaataatgatcaatattttccttcttttctgtaattacattgaaatgttatgcggaatgtacgAAAATTGATGATGGTAACTAATGTTATAGGGAATATAGtttggtgaaaggttacttattacggccaaaattttcaaataaaaattgggcagtttgatgtgtaatacatgtttttcagtttccgttgataatttgttactatatactaaaactaaggtatgaaattgttcaaatttcagtagaaaaatgtggtttcttaaattaaattgatgttaccatggaaacgaagcccgtgacctatatgtctaaatgtaaaattcaaaaccgttgacactggtctatttaaggagctttggctttttatttgcatttcaacaatatcaatgAGATTGTTAGCAGCGTGCAGaacaattttttcataaaaatgtcagacgaagggtactgctgcaagtatttcatgtttaaatatgTGCAAATAACTCGAAAATaatacttacgttagaaataagatgttttaaagctacattgataagaaagataattttatttaatatttttatgcgaaattacgaaaaaaaagatataagctattttaaacatctctgttgccatggttactttaaactttaagaaaaatagtaaagtgcttggtattttgctaataaaatTACCCAAacattccatgttggtcattaacagaatggcactgaagccgtcgaaaaacgcGTTTTCATACACAGTTGTTtagaaatgagagaaaatgcgttaccatggaaacacgagccccgcgtcATATACATTTTAGGCTTATATAAGAAAGCTTACACGCATACTagaaaaattatcaattatgcagactctTACGGATAACAAatcaaaatacactgaaaagtattaaatatccgtattttccttctttcaatatgaaatacctttggagggtcatgtacttcaaaccttgataaaaattgtacttgaagggacagagataaacgaaaatgagattgtagcagttaaaacattaaattacacgaaatacaaagaattctgcggttcaactaatttgaatttaccctggtaacacggtaacctacctccttaaaagtGGTCAAAAATAATTCCATATTTAGGTtttattacttgacataaataacattacagtaaaaTATACGAGGctccagaaaaaaatatttgagtaaACTTCTGATACTTTAATGTAGGAAAAGTAAATTATATTGACCTTCTTTTATCTCGATttacttgttctttttttttactggaaTGGATGGAACTTGTGCTTTAGTAGGTGCGTATCGATGAGAATACAAGGGAAAAAGATACATGTATTGGGCAGGTAATAGTAACACCGGACACTATGTCATTTTACGACTTGTTTTGATAATACAAACAGAATacgaaatgataaaacatttcagcAAATGAAATTACTATGACCAAGGTGGCATTCCAAGCGTGGCATGATGAAACGCTAGTGCATTaggtaacagtaatagtaaactTTATTATACGTCATGTGATCGTCTTATCGTTCAATGCAAACAGCTAAACAAATTTTAACTATAAATGCAGCGTTGCGTTGTTTGCAAGTCGGATGTATTTCGATTTACGAATAATCAGTGACTAAATTAAGATAACACGTACTCAATCCATAAGTTAGATTCCTTTACATTTAGTGCAAATATTCTTAAAGCAATTATAATAAAAGGAGGCAGATGTTGTGATGGAAAGTGTTGAGTCCTGAAAAATATATGTAAGACGGATGCAAGGGAACGTTAACGGTTAAACATTTAAGTCATATTTGTCTTATTTATTtgcatttagtgttttttttttttcaaaacttgtatTTCATTGTTGTCCGAAGCTTAGATTACTCAACTTTAAATTACTGGCTGTctactagtcaaaataattcgacggtCAGATTTGTGACGGGCAGTCTAAccgtcaaaacttcgaaggaccaaaataattgaggataaatcacagtacacagtcgtgtaaagttattggtttttattggatccctaaactACACAAAACTtcatataaagctcgattcattgcaaattcaaccttctgcactacaaaaaatatttctctactcttgacttcttgtcttactactaTAAAAGACCAtgtacagaagtattgctccaaggtatatgagaactcgggtgttaatctgttttggtccatcaagaactctggagatgttatcaaaaagctaatAAACAAACACATCAACTGTTCGAGTACAAGTACTTATGAcgtttctactctttatactattttttaccacataatcttattaaagaaaaattggtagctttaattgagaagaCATTTGCAAGAGAACCCGTTAATTATCTGGCatgcaatgaaactagagcattcttttctaacagtaaatttaagagatacaacctatggagttgtgatcaggtttgtgaagctctaaggtttctatgagatatcatatttatcaaatttggcaataaaacttacagacaagtaattggtatcccgatgggaactaACTGCGCTCCActtattgctgatttattcttaacTGTTATGAATGAGATTCCATGCTAAGTTTATCCattgagacacaatttgaaattattgaagcttttaatggaacctcgaggtatcttgatgatatttttaatatggacaacctatattttttcagaaatggtgaaacacatttacccaaaagagttacagcttaacaaggctaaaaaacaaagaaaaatatcaaacagggaatgccacgcaccaaaaacgcagcctccccaaaacgaaacccccagcacgcagacgcgcgcaccacacacacatacacacacacacgcacacacacccaaagccaacacataaggacaaaacgaacaacacacacgcgcacaaagccaacacataagacgaaacgaacaaacaaaggaacacagtggggcaccgccttggaacggtcagtggcaaaaacaccactggggagcttaaaccggtttatggtgcacctaacctcactcttacccccaccatgttccaaagacatgggacagtgtaaataaaagtaatcccctccaggtgaatctcttacacacgtaatggaaacaaaaaggcatggcatgtaaaacacaaaaatgctcgtgtataaatatataaaaaacaaaccttaagaaccaaaaacgtatgtactcaatgccttttcagaagacagagcaacaagagaaacaccgacgaaacaggccagaagacaaatatcaaaacagttcagtcctggtaggatttaaaaactgctcatcatagagtcctccccctcttccatcagacgcaatcaaagagggaagcgtagtgtccaactgtaaacgggttgaacactaaacatgcggtatgtctcaaaacagttgggtcgtaacctcttttaataaaacggttgataatctttccaaatacatttggaaaattaccgtgacccaagatcttacgaagtttgtaaaccacatccccataaaaaacgggtttagaaataccttctcgcagaagtgtctttaaattactattgaattttaaaactaaatcagaattacgataataaaatttagcaaaatatttacgcaatttgtaataacggtagccttgctgaagaagtttacctgtaatatattgattacgttcattgaaatgcttgacatgactacacgttcgggcaaaccgaattaatacttcagatttagaagtttcatttttggacttaaatttaacaattgtaaataataatctagaaacgaaaatatatgataaaagagacgattttaattttgaaattgtcaacttcccccaccttgatggagatgtccctcgagcaacaacatacggtgtctatatttcacaacttattcattttgcaagagcttgctcaaagataaaGAGATTCTTCATATCAACAAAAAGCTATTCGTTATCATAAGCTAcagaaagctttcagtaaattttactacaaatCGTCTGAACTGTTAGAGAAATACCGGTAAAATACTAACCTAAAACACTtcttaaaacttggacttacacaacCGGAATATTATGGAGatgaagtttataaaattcagaaaattaaacatagtccttattttaatcagatatttgtaaaatgtgttaaaaagtttatcaaaaaaaGAATACGATGCGAACATCGTGAAGCACAGACCGTGTTTGATGATTGGCCCCTCTAcggttaatcgctacgctttcctaactgatggtgcgatgactaataaaagtgtaagactccatgatgcttttctcttAAATcaggagggagtggaattttgtcttgcagttttcttagtcgtgcgcttaaaagttaggctcttggtgctctgacttcagacaagttgttgagtacattggtgtaattgtaccttagatttaccttaactttatgttttacttaatatgagcTGGTATTGTTTTCGTTAATGTAacagcctttctcagcggggattttatttacattgtgttgtctaacttgttgaaacagggtaagtgcgaggttgacatgtcctaaacgcgtttaaaccctcagttttctttatatatgttactgaccgttccaaggcagggCCCGTATTTTCAACTTGTGTTATGTCTGTCTTGTaatttgtgttgcgtatgttgtcttgtttgttgttaatgtttctttcctctttcttctcactccccctatcgcccccatCCTTTCCGCTTGCAATTGTgctcccttgttttggcatcccctccTCCTTTACTATGAGAAAGATATCGTGCCCACCTtgattttggctgccggaatcctaaggcggtgcccgagtgttatttttcctgcttatgtgtgcttgtgcgtctgtgtgtcttgggcggtgaaatacagtgttgttatatcttacttgtctgtttgtcaATGTTATTTAGTTGTGTGTGGgcgtgtgtgtttgtctttggtacataaACGTCTGCGCAACTGTGATTTACGTTGTTGTGTAACTGTGATCTAGGAACGTAGctttccctttgtatattcatccttgttctacatTCCGCTTaaacccctcccccaccccctttctaccccttaccccttcctccccctctataaaaactgaaactgctttatttgattagacgcctaattttacacatagtatattcaccggcgttgtacattaaattataccagatttatatagcgccaaaggcgctttacatagttcaaatgcagccacacagggcgcataattcatcctctactagtacagacacagagcgatctgaccagaggaacagagtgagacaaagcccccacgacagagagatcagaaatcagatacaggcttatccggctaacttagcctagctcgtttcgaatagacagcctagttctttaacgtgcccagtgtatagcactgatacacgcaaggattgcctgggttcctgaccagtacacctctagttgggtgggaaacactgaaaagcgtttctgaaaattcccgagtagctgccggggatcgaaccccgacctcaggaatggaaggccagtgtgcaaaccactgagctatccgtccagcttctttttgttgtgggcctactttgcaaatacgtGGCTCTGAAGCTGTgattgtggtgctctgtgcttccgggaaatctacccttacctattatatttttTGCCGTGTAGAggcggtaaacgttaatcgtgtacagtacatatataGGTTTTCGAAATTATTTGATTTACATAAATCAAAGAGTAATTGAATTCCCTTTTGATATGTAGCCGGGTCATATTTTCCAGATCATATGACATGTTGGTTATGTCTCTCTCATTGCTGCTTTCCGATGTTTTTATCTCTTTGGGTATATATATCAATTGGTCTCGTGAGTACTTTGATTATACTTACTGGTCTTGCGAgtactttgattttatttgtggTCATGTGATTATCAGAAGTGTATGACGTCGTTCTCCCAGGTAGTTTGAGTAAAGGAACTGTTGTGCAGAACTGTGGTTGACGAATGTTTTATTTCTGCCACTTCTTTATCTGCTTGCCTTgaaaatgcatttcatgcattTACTATAGCTTTAAGAGGTAACTTTGCAATGGCTGGAATGATTATTTATTATTCAGTTTTGGTGCTATTTAATGATTTAGCGCGCTGTCTTTGTGTTCCAAAATGGCGGTCAAAACTTCTGAACTTCTATTTATAACATGCAAGTATTAATATCTAAATCATTGTTCACAGTATCAGCATCACGTGTGGCAGATGTGTGGAGAGAAACTGTGCAGACCAGTGTCACTGTGTGTATAAAGGATTAAGATCCCCTAGATCTGTAAGTTAGCCTTTATATTAACTTgtgaacattatacatgttttgtatgCATTATTTTATGACATGCATAGTTAAGGCATTAGACCACTATTGTGCATAAACTgtgattttatataaatgagatatTTATCAGTACAGAATGTTTAACTGAGAACATTACCTATGTATTATGCACATGTACAGTTACTTAactgtttactttgtttatatttaaatgtgGTTGCAATTGTTTGTTATTTCAGTGCCTGGAATGTATACATCACCTTAACAGACATCTGAAGAAATATATACCATATGAACTGATAGAAGAAGTGTTGTTATACTTGTATACTTTGTGAGTGTTTGATAATGACAAAGGGACAGAAGTACAACAGATACatgaaagttttatttgaatttatctcatattcgcaacaaaatcagcatttaaacccaattCGGCAGCTGTGACAACTTCATCGAAAATTTCCActactattttggtctttcgagtgtttgacgcgagtggagatattgcccatatgaaaaataactcagtatttcctaggatcgtgtcaaattagttggaccTGTCGTCTGCCAAATGAATAGCAAACTGCGTGGCTTGCAAAATAGTCGTGTCATTACCACCTTTATGAAAACGTTTTATAACTTCACTAAATTCAGTTGCCAAGTTGCCATGACCTAATATCTAGGAAATCTGTAAATAATCAGGTTTTGATAGACCTTCTCGCAGAAGCATCTTTAATTTGGTGTTAATCTGAATTACGATAATAACATTAAGTAAAGTATATACGCAATTTCTTATAATGATAGGCCTGAAGAAGaactttatttgtaatatattgattaaattctcgccacatgaatcagaggttgaggacgaacgCCATTAGATTTGTTGCCTTCTTTTAACCATCGCTGGATACAAACATGTGCTGATGTTAGTGTATTGTTCGAATCTTGTATAATGTAGAAATATCTTACTGACACTGATTTACATATGCTGAAATTAAACACGAGGGTTTTCTATGATAGAAAAAATGCGTTTTCATTTCAGGTAAAAAGAAAAGTGCTTAAGATGGTtctgtaaacacaaattccacAGATTTAGGTCTACATTTAAAAGCATATGGTCGAACAAAATGTCTGTCAGTAACTTACTTTCTTGTGAGCCTTGCAGATATCGAGGTTTAACCTCGTCAGCTGTGAAGTACTGTAAATCTTGTCAAGAGCAATTATGTAAAGACTGTGTAGATTTTCATAAATCGTTCAAAGTAACACGAGATCATTTATTGGTTAATACGGAAGAtcagaattttcttaaactatgCCTGAATGTGGAAAACCTTCGAATATGTAAAGAACATTTAAACAAGCAAACTGAGTTCTACTGTTTGACTCATAATGCATTTCTGTGCAGTTTGTGTTTGCTTAAATCTGAACAACACAGGAACTGTATCAGTGAAATTGTTGAAATTGAATGTGTTGGTAAATCATTAATTGGCAGTAAATTTACAGACACTGCTAGAGGAGAATTTCGAAATATGATTGTAAGTGCTCGTCACATTGTTAATGGAATGACTGAAGCTAAGGACACAACAAGTAAGAGTGTCGAAGCCATCAAATCTGAAGCAGATGCCCTTCGTCGTAAAGTTTTTGAAGTGCTTGATGAACAAATCCAGAAAATTGTCAAAAAAGCAGCTACGGTTAATAAGGAGAATAATGATACGTATGCAAAAACAATTGAAAACCTGGAGAAAGTAATTAAAGAGGCTGAGGACaatgaaaaaatatctgaaaCCATTTTACAGTCAGGAACACCAGCAGATGTCTTCAGATGCTTGATTTCTGTCCTTCAACAAATGGGGGATTTTAAAATTGAGACAGATCAACTCAGTAAAGGTAAc comes from the Mercenaria mercenaria strain notata chromosome 9, MADL_Memer_1, whole genome shotgun sequence genome and includes:
- the LOC123547323 gene encoding E3 ubiquitin-protein ligase TRIM33-like, whose translation is MSVSNLLSCEPCRYRGLTSSAVKYCKSCQEQLCKDCVDFHKSFKVTRDHLLVNTEDQNFLKLCLNVENLRICKEHLNKQTEFYCLTHNAFLCSLCLLKSEQHRNCISEIVEIECVGKSLIGSKFTDTARGEFRNMIVSARHIVNGMTEAKDTTSKSVEAIKSEADALRRKVFEVLDEQIQKIVKKAATVNKENNDTYAKTIENLEKVIKEAEDNEKISETILQSGTPADVFRCLISVLQQMGDFKIETDQLSKGNYKKEIVTMVKSDLMKQLETHEKPLIDFHVRSSKITFCPAFPNGGIKNTTYCITE